A genomic region of Methanothermobacter sp. CaT2 contains the following coding sequences:
- a CDS encoding DNA-directed DNA polymerase II small subunit, which produces MNEIIGKFAREGILIEDNAYFRLREMDDPASVSSELIVKIKSNGGKFTVLTSEMLDEFFEIDNPAEIKARGPLMVPAERDFDFEVISDTSNRSYTSGEIGDMIAYFNSRYSSLKNLLSKRPELKGHIPIADLRGGEDVVSIIGMVNDVRNTKNNHRIIELEDDTGEISVVVHNENHKLFEKSEKIVRDEVVGVHGTKKGRFVVASEIFHPGVPRIQEKEMDFSVAFISDVHIGSQTFLEDAFMKFVKWINGDFGSEEQRSLAADVKYLVVAGDIVDGIGIYPGQEKELLIRDIHEQYEEAARLFGDIRSDIKIVMIPGNHDSSRIAEPQPAIPEEYAKSLYSIRNIEFLSNPSLVSLDGVRTLIYHGRSFDDMAMSVNGLSHERSDLIMEELLEKRHLAPIYGERTPLASEIEDHLVIDEVPHVLHTGHVHINAYKKYKGVHLINSGTFQSQTEFQKIYNIVPTCGQVPVLNRGVMKLLEFS; this is translated from the coding sequence ATGAACGAGATAATCGGAAAATTTGCAAGGGAAGGGATCCTCATAGAGGATAACGCCTACTTCCGGCTCAGGGAAATGGATGATCCTGCAAGCGTGTCCTCAGAACTCATAGTTAAGATAAAGAGCAATGGTGGTAAATTCACTGTTTTAACCTCTGAAATGCTTGATGAATTCTTTGAAATAGATAACCCCGCGGAGATAAAGGCCAGGGGTCCTCTCATGGTCCCGGCGGAGAGGGACTTCGATTTTGAGGTGATAAGTGATACAAGTAACCGGTCCTACACCAGTGGTGAGATAGGGGACATGATCGCATACTTCAACAGCCGCTACAGCAGCCTGAAGAACCTTCTCAGTAAGCGCCCTGAACTGAAGGGCCATATTCCAATTGCTGACCTCCGGGGGGGAGAGGACGTCGTCAGCATCATCGGGATGGTCAATGATGTGAGGAACACCAAGAACAATCACAGGATTATTGAACTTGAGGATGATACCGGCGAAATCAGTGTTGTTGTGCACAACGAAAACCATAAGCTCTTTGAGAAGTCCGAGAAAATCGTGAGGGATGAGGTTGTGGGTGTCCATGGAACCAAGAAGGGAAGGTTCGTGGTTGCCTCCGAGATATTCCACCCTGGAGTCCCCAGGATACAGGAGAAGGAGATGGACTTCTCAGTTGCCTTCATATCAGACGTTCATATAGGAAGCCAGACCTTCCTTGAGGACGCCTTCATGAAATTTGTGAAATGGATAAACGGGGATTTCGGTTCAGAGGAGCAGCGAAGCCTTGCAGCGGATGTTAAGTACCTGGTGGTTGCGGGTGACATCGTTGATGGCATTGGAATCTACCCTGGACAGGAAAAGGAACTCCTTATAAGGGACATCCATGAACAGTATGAGGAGGCTGCAAGGCTGTTCGGTGATATAAGGAGCGACATAAAGATCGTTATGATCCCGGGAAACCACGACTCCTCAAGGATAGCGGAGCCCCAGCCAGCAATACCTGAGGAATACGCAAAGTCCCTCTACAGTATCAGGAACATAGAATTTCTCAGCAACCCATCCCTTGTGAGCCTTGACGGTGTGAGGACCCTCATATACCATGGCCGTAGCTTTGATGACATGGCCATGAGTGTCAACGGGCTCTCACATGAAAGGTCAGACCTCATAATGGAGGAACTCCTTGAGAAGAGGCACCTTGCACCGATATATGGTGAGAGAACACCGCTGGCATCTGAGATAGAGGACCACCTGGTCATCGATGAGGTCCCACACGTACTCCACACCGGCCATGTTCACATAAATGCCTACAAAAAGTACAAGGGAGTGCACCTCATAAATTCAGGGACCTTCCAGTCCCAGACAGAGTTCCAGAAGATCTACAACATCGTCCCAACCTGCGGCCAGGTCCCGGTGCTTAACAGGGGTGTGATGAAACTCCTTGAATTCAGCTGA